From the genome of Halobacteriovorax marinus SJ:
TGTTGTTATTGATGATGAAGCAGTGACACGTAAGTTAGTAGAGAAAGCGCTTAGCGAGCGTTTTGAAGTCTATATTGTTGATAATATATTTGAATCGATTCGAGTATGTGAACTACATATGCCAGATGTGATTCTGTTAGACTTACTTATGCCAAGTGTAGACGGTTTTGAGATTTTAAACCTCTTAAAGCACCATGCAATACTTTGCGATATACCAGTAATTTGTATGAGTTCTACTGAAGCGAGGGAAGATAGAATTCGAATAAGAGAACTAGGTGCCATTGGGTTTATTAAAAAGCCTGTAAGTATAAAAACCTTGGCCAGTGATATTGATCAATCTCTAGATTCAGTTACAAATATAATAACTTCGAAGAAGAATAATATAGAGTTTATCATTGGCTTTAACGTTCAAGAAAAAGATAAATTCATTTTAAAGAAAATTCAAAGAATTCCTGAAGGTGAAACTGTCGTCTTTCTCTCATGGAGTAAGGGAGAGTACTTTTACGAAAGTAATGAGAGTTTGAAGAAATATATTGATGACGAAAGACTTATATTCTTAGAAATTAAGCCAACACTCATTACAAAATTTCCTTACCTTCAAGACTTAACTCCTCTTTTAGAAGATGTACTCTCATTCTTAGGTGAAAAAAGTCGAGAAACTCACCTTGTTTTTGATGAGCCTAGTGTTCTTTTAAATTTTCAAAATACAGAGAAAACGACCTCTCAGGCATTGAAATTTGCTCAGTCCTTAATTTCAAATTTTAAGAAGATTTCGTATATCGATATTCGTCCAAAGAAAGAGGATGAGCAGAGCTTTCTTAATAAAATAGGTAAGATTTTAGTAGGTAATAGAGGGTAATGAAAAAAAGTTTTACTAGTGCTATTACAATTGTAACCATTACTATAATTTGTAGTTTATTAGTTATTATTTTCTATTTAAATATTCCCGATAATTGGCAATTTGATAACCCTTATGCAAATTTTGTTGCAAAGCTAATGCTCTATTATCTTCTATTTATTTTTGTGAGAACATTTCTCTTACTTATTCTCTCGTTTCTAGAGGTTATCTTCTATAAGAAGAGTCGAGATATAGTAAAGTATCCTCTGGTTACACTTATTATCCCTGCTTACAATGAAGAGAAGGTACTTAAAAAGGCAATTGAATCTGTCTTAGAGATTGATTATCCAAACCTTGAAGTTTTAGTTGTTGATGATGGTTCTACTGACGATACATTCTTTGTTGCAAAGGAAATGGAGAAGCACTCCCAGGTAAGAGTTATTCATCAGTCAAATGCAGGTAAGTCTAAGGCCCTCAATTACGGGATTTCGGAGGCCCTAGGGGATTACTTCGTTTGTATGGACGCAGATAGTGTGCTTAGTAAGAATTTACTGATTGAAGCAATTCCATATTTTGAAAGAGACGAGAACCTAGCAGCTGTTGCTGGTGCTGTTCAAGTTGGAAATGCTAAAAACCTTCTAACAATTTTCCAAAAACTAGAATATATTATTGGGCTTAATTTTCATAAGAAAGCGCAATCTTTTTTAAATATGGTTACCATCGTTCCTGGTCCAATTGGAGTTTTTGATCGAAGCAAAGTATATGCTATTGGTGGCTATAGCTCTGATACATTTGCTGAAGATAGTGACTTAAGTATGCGCCTTTTAATGGAAGGATATAATATTAAGTATTGTGATAAGATTACCGCGACTACCGAGGCTCCCGATGAGATTAATGCCCTCATTACTCAGCGCTATAGATGGTCCAGAGGAATGGTTCAGGCCATCTTTAAGGGGATGAATCTCTTGTGGGATAATTTCTCTGTAAGGGGAGCTCTAGTTATCACCTATATGTTCTTTGAAACTATTCTTATTCCATTAATTAATTTCTCTTTTATTATGCTGACTTTGGAGTTTGCACTTCTCTATAATATTGTCGATTTAATGGGGCCCTACTTTGTAGGTTTAACACTCTTGGATGTCGCTCTTTGCTTTTATAGTATTATTATGGAGAGGCAGGTTTTCTCTTTACTCATTTTAAGTTTTCTTAATCGATTGACCTATGGTCTCCTCTTGGAAGTTATTAGGTTCTTTTCAATATTTGATGAATTATTAAAAATCCCAATGAAATGGGGTGTGCTTGAAAGAAAAGGAATGAATTAGATGAATTTAAAAAATATTTTTAATATTCTTTTATTATCAATTTCACTTACAACTATTATTGTAACTCTTGTTACGTACATAATATTTAAACTTAGGCTTGGAGCTTCGAAAAAGAGTTTTTTAAAGAACCCTCTAGAGGGAGCATTTTTTAGAAGGTTCTCTCCTCTTATTCAAGCTGATTATCTAGAAAAGAAAGCACTACAAGAACAAAGTGAAGGTAAGGGAGTTTCATTTAAGGTTAAGTTCGTTTCATTGTCATTCTTTCTATTTGCTGTCATATCAGGACTCATCTTATTTGAAGATTATTTCAAGTATAGAGAACAACTTGCTCAAAGAGTGACTAGTGCTAGTAAACTTAGAGAGCTAGTGAAGCGAGGGCATTTAAAAACTTATGACTACGTTCCAAGAGAGGAGAAAGTTGTCCTAAGAAAACGCCCTTCTACTAATACTCAAAGACAGATAGATTATTTCCAGAAAAGTTTAGGCGAAAAAAAGTTTTGTCTAATCTCTACTTATAGAGCGAAGAATTACGATTCATCATATCATCTAAATGCCATTAAGCAGTGGAGAGAGTTCTTTAAGAGAAATAAACTTAGTTATAGAGTCTATTCACGTGTAAATACACCTCTTGGGTGCATATCTATTTATCCTCATATTCAATCTTTAAGTAATTCACAAAGAGAAGAGTTGCTTAAGAGTCAAAATCCTATACTCATTACTGGTGGGCTTGGACGATTAGATGGACTTGGGGGTGAGAGTAAGGATAATATTTTAGCTCAGCTATTAAGTACTACAATTCTCGCAGATGAAAGCAGAAACCCAACACTCATAGCTTCTGAGAAGGAGTACTTATGGGATATTGAGGGAGGAAGTTTTGTAGAGTGGCTACCTTTGGATAAGAGGTATTCTCATATTGGTGAAGATGGTGGCAGTTTGTTAACTTCTTCTTATAATGGAGAAGTTTTTTCTAGAGAATCCCATAGCTTTAGAAGGGAGTGGAAATCTAAGAATAGAGTATGGAGCTCACTTGATCCAATTAATGACTTTCATTCTGATATTGTTTTTTTGACAATATTTTCAAAACTAGTTCAGACACCAATTGCTAAAATAAAAACATTTCCTTTTGAGCAAAGAGCTGTTTCCTTCGTTTATAGACAGCTATCTACTACTGACCAATTAGATGAGGTGAAGAAGAGTCTTAAAGCATTTAATGGGAGTTGGACGCTATTCACTAGAGATGACCGCTATCCTGCAGCGGAGATACACTCTGAAGATCACACTGGCTATGAAGTAGGAATGCTTATTTTAGAAGATGATATTCTTGATGAAGTTGATACAAGGCTTACTTTTAATAGAGTCGAGGAGATGCGCTTATTCTTGGAAGAGTTGAGTTTCTCTGCTGTTGGTGGAATGGCCACTCATAATGATTATTTTTCAAATACTTTATTAGTTGTAAGTGATCAAAATAGATTGTCTTATATATATGGTAAGAATAAGTTTATTTCATATTCTCCTTTTTATCTTGAAAATCTTAGTTATTCACTTATTCCTCGAATGTTTAAAACAGTAGGAAAACTTCTTCAAGATAAGTCTATTTCTAACGAGAGTGAGATGGTGAATACACTTCAAAAGAATATTGACCATGCTCAGGACTTAGGAGTGGCCGCCATTGTTGATTTCTCCTCTACTGATATTGAAAACCTACTCTTTTCTAAATCTTTGAAGAAGTTAATTACTCAAAATAATATTAAGGCCTTAAAGTTAATGGATCTCATTAAGTATAGAAATGAGCAAGAGAACTTAAAAGTAGCTATCAATTCTAGTGTAGAGGAAATCACCATCACTAATACACTTAGCAAATCTGTTAAAGATATTGTGCTTCTTCTAGAAATTGGTGGAAAGAGAGAGAAAGTCTTTATTAAAGAGATTGCTGCTGGAGCAGACCTTAAATTAGATAAGGGAACTTATCTAGAGCGATAACGAATTGTCTGTCTTGTAGAGTTCTCGTCATTAAAAAGTTCTTCGAGTTCTTTATCCTCATCTTGGTCTTGGAGCTCATTTTTCTGTAGTGCGCTACTAGTAAGGTCGATAGAATCCTCAATAATTTCTTTTTTCTTTTTGACCTGGGGCTTTTGCTCTAGGTTCCAATCTTCAAGGTTTACAGAGTTTGAGAGCTCCTTGAGCTGCTCTAACTCATCTGAAAGTGAGAATTGAGCATAAATATTTACACTTAATAAGAAAATTAGGATTGTTCTCTTGCCTAGCATTGATTCCTCAGATAAAACTCAAACTCGGTTAAATACTTATATTTATTATGACAAAAGTGAAGGACTCTCGCAACTATGAGTAGCGCAGATTTAACATTGAGCAATTACGACTTCGATCTTCCAAAAGAGTTGGTGGCCAGCAGACCTATTGCTGGAAGACATAACTCTAAACTACTGGTTTATAAAGTGAAGTCTGGAGAGATTATTCACGAGCACTTCTATAATCTTGCCAATTACCTTCCGGAGGACTCTTTACTAGTTCTCAATCAAAGTAAAGTCTTCCCTTGTAGACTCATTGGGAAAAAGCCTACGGGCGGAAAGTGTGAGGTCTTCTTGCTCGAGAGTTACCCAAATTCAAATGGAGAGTATAAGTCTCTCATTAAAACCAGCTCGAAGAAGAGTGTTGGGGATGAGTTCTTTTTTGAAGATGAACTTGTCGCAAAAATTGAAAGAATTGATGAAGGTAATTTCTATATTAGTTTTAATAGGGAGAACCTCGCAGAGTACCTAAATGAATATGCTAAAATTCCCATTCCTCCTTATATTAGAAATGGTGAAAGTGATGAGTTAGATAAGTCAGATTATCAAACTGTATTCGCTAAAAATATTGGTAGTGTAGCTGCTCCTACGGCCGGTCTTCATTTTACTGAAGATGTTTTTAAGAGTCTTCAAGAGAAAAATATTGAGAGGGCCTATGTCACTTTACACGTAGGGCTTGGAACATTTGCTCCAGTTAAAACAGATAATCTACAAGATCATAAAATGCATTCAGAGAATTATTTTATAGATACAGAGAATAAAGAGAAAATTCTCTCTAAAAAAGAGATCTTCGCTGTGGGAACGACATCTCTTAGAGTTTTAGAGAGTTCTCACAACGGAGAGAACTTCGATATAGAGGCCAACGAGATAAAGGAGACTGATATCTTTCTTCATCCAGGAGTAGATGTCCACTCTATAAATGGTCTCATTACGAATTTTCATTTGCCAAAGTCTACGCTTCTTATGCTCGTTAGCTCTCTGATTGGCAGAGAGAAGACCTTAGAGCTATATAAAGAGGCCATTGCAAATGAGTACCGCTTCTTCTCCTATGGAGATTCAATGCTAATTTTGAGGGACCAATGACGACGATGTATAAGAATGTAGCTTACGATGGAAAGGCCCGCGCTGGGGTTGTCACTACTGCTCACGGAGAGATTGAAACTCCTATCTTTATGCCAGTAGGAACAAGGGCATCTGTAAAGTGTATGTGGCAACATGAATTAGAAGAAGTTGGGGCCCAGATTATCCTTGGCAATACTTATCATCTCTACTTAAGACCAGGACATGAACTGATTGAAAAAGTTGGAGGCGGTCTACATGGTTTTATGAATTGGAAAAAACCTATCCTCACAGATAGTGGGGGATATCAAGTTTTCTCTCTCTCTTCGATGAATAAATTGAGTGAAGAGGGGGTTCGCTTTCAGTCTCATATTGATGGCTCATACCATATGATCTCTCCTGAAAAATCTATGGAAATTCAACGCGCACTTGGTAGTGATATCGTTATGAATTTTGATGAGTGTCCAGCGCTTCCTGCAACAAAGGAAAGGCTTAGAGAGAGTATGGAACTCACTCTAAGATGGGCCAAGAGATGCCGTGACTACGAGCTTAAAGAACACCAAAACCTCTTTGGTATCATTCAGGGTGGCCTACACTTCGACTTAAGAACAGAGTGTATGGAGAGACTTACTGAGATGAACTTTGAAGGTTACGCTCTAGGAGGGCTTAGCGTAGGGGAGAAGAATGAGGAAATGGTAGAGTTTTGCTCTGACTTTGTTCACACAATGCCTAAGGATAAACCTCGCTACCTAATGGGTGTTGGGAAGCCTTTAGATATTTTAACTGGAATTAAGAACGGTTTAGATATGTTTGACTGCGTACTGCCTACTCGAAATGCGCGCAATGGACAATTTCTCACTCACCATGGACCTCTCAATATAAAGAAGGAAAGGTTTAAAGAAGATACATTGCCACCTGATCCAGATTGTTCATGTAAGGTCTGTAGCAATTATTCCAGATCGTATATTAGACATCTCTATAATACTGGTGAATATTTAGCTGGTCAGCTTATAAGTTATCATAATTTGCACTTCTTTTTAGATATGACAAAGCAGGCGAGGGCCCATATTATAGCGGGAACGTTTGACGAATATTATAAGACATTTTATAACAATTACACTTCAAATCAATGGACATAGATAGTCCAAGGCAATAAGGATACACGCATGTTAGATTTTTTAATGACTCCAGTTATGGCACAAGAAGCGGCTGCAGCAGCAGGTCAACCAAATGCACTCAGCTCATTTCTTCCAATGATTGCTGTTTTCGCAATTTTCTACTTCCTAATGATTAGACCTCAAGCTAAGAAGGCGAAAGAAGAGCAAGCAATGCTAAGTCAGCTTGGAAAAGGTGAAGAGATTTTCACAAAGTCTGGACTCTTTGGAACAATTACTGGGATTACTGATAAAGTTATCACACTAGAAATTGCTGAAGGAACTAAAGTTAAAGTTCTTAGAAGCCATATTGGTGGTAAAGCTGATTCTATCTTCAAGAAAACAGAAGAGAAGAAGTAAGAGGGTGCTATGTTTGGAATCGGTGGAGCTGAATTACTAATAATTTTTGTTTTTGCACTTCTCTTTATAGGTCCAAAGAAGTTACCTGAGCTTGCAAGAGGCTTAGGTAAAGGGATTAGAGAGTTTCAAAAGGCAAAAGATGATCTTCTTGATCAAGTAAATGCTCCTGCCGAGACTAAAGATAACACTCAGAACTTGGCATCATCTGACGCGCCAAGTGAAACCATCACTACGTCTGAGGACAATAAAAAATCTTCAGACGATTCTAACGCTTAGCCACCAATTCAATTATTTTGGTGGTTTGCCACTTCAATCATTGCTTTTTTACAAAGTTATCCTCTATACTTTTAAGTGTTTAAAATCGTATGCTTAATATAGGCGTTCTCGCCTACCAAATCCTATGAGGAGTATTGAATGAAAAGAAGCTGGTGGTATCGCTTTATTTTCCTAATTATTGTCACTATTACGTCTGTGGTAATCATTTTACCGACGGCTTTAGACTTTCAAGAGGAGAGTAATTACCCTGTAAAATCAAAAATTAATCTAGGCCTCGACCTTCAAGGTGGTCTTTATATGATTCTTGGAATCGATTTCAAGAAAGTATATAAAGATGAAGTTAAGGGTTATACTAGAAAGGTAGAATCACTTCTTGCCGACAATGGTATTTCTTCAACTCCAGGGGATCTAAATCTTGCGGATGAGATGGACCCTATGCAAACTCTTGTTCTAGCAAGTCCTGCTGATATGGAAACAGCTAAGGCCAAAATTCACGAGTTCTATCAAGGTTATATTAGAATTACTGGTGATACGGGAGCTAATCTTCAACTTGCCCTTACAAAGGTTTTAAAAACTCAGATTGAAGAGCAGTCAGTTTCAAAGTCTATCGAAGTTATTAGAAATAGAATTGATGAGTTTGGTGTAACAGAGCCGGAAATTATCTCACAGGGTAATGATAGAATTATCATTCAACTTCCTGGTGTAAAAGATATTGAGAGAGCGAAGGACTTAATTGGTAAAACAGCTAAGCTTACTTTTAATCTTGTTAATAATGAAGTTAGTCCTGTTACGATTCAAGATTGGATCACTAAGGCCGAGGCTTCTGGAATTACTTTTAAAAAAGGTGATAGATTTTCAAGCTACCTCAATCAGCTCAATGAGTACCTAAAGAATGAAAAACTTCTTCCTGCTGGTTGGATTTTAGCTTTTGAAAAGACTGTAAATAAACTTACAAACGAACTTGAATCTAAAATTCCATACCTTGTAGAAGAAAACTCTGCCCTGACTGGTGAAGCTCTTCAAGATGCAAGAGTTCA
Proteins encoded in this window:
- the secD gene encoding protein translocase subunit SecD, whose product is MKRSWWYRFIFLIIVTITSVVIILPTALDFQEESNYPVKSKINLGLDLQGGLYMILGIDFKKVYKDEVKGYTRKVESLLADNGISSTPGDLNLADEMDPMQTLVLASPADMETAKAKIHEFYQGYIRITGDTGANLQLALTKVLKTQIEEQSVSKSIEVIRNRIDEFGVTEPEIISQGNDRIIIQLPGVKDIERAKDLIGKTAKLTFNLVNNEVSPVTIQDWITKAEASGITFKKGDRFSSYLNQLNEYLKNEKLLPAGWILAFEKTVNKLTNELESKIPYLVEENSALTGEALQDARVQIDQQKNEPYVSLEFKSSGAKLFETITGENIGRQLAIILDGNVYSAPNIQTRIGGGRAQITIGSGGFNKVMKEARDLALVLRAGALPVQLDFLEQRTVGPSLGHDSIDKARFASMVACILVFGFILVYYRVSGAIAIVTLALNVIIVIACLVGLEATLTLPGIAGIALTIGMAVDANIIIYERIREEVRKGVSNYKAVESGFESAFWTIIDANITTALAGFCLLNFGTGPIRGFAVTLLIGIFATVYTAYFAGKLLFEFYMDKVQGEDLSI
- the yajC gene encoding preprotein translocase subunit YajC, which encodes MLDFLMTPVMAQEAAAAAGQPNALSSFLPMIAVFAIFYFLMIRPQAKKAKEEQAMLSQLGKGEEIFTKSGLFGTITGITDKVITLEIAEGTKVKVLRSHIGGKADSIFKKTEEKK
- a CDS encoding twin-arginine translocase TatA/TatE family subunit, which codes for MFGIGGAELLIIFVFALLFIGPKKLPELARGLGKGIREFQKAKDDLLDQVNAPAETKDNTQNLASSDAPSETITTSEDNKKSSDDSNA
- a CDS encoding glycosyltransferase family 2 protein, with amino-acid sequence MKKSFTSAITIVTITIICSLLVIIFYLNIPDNWQFDNPYANFVAKLMLYYLLFIFVRTFLLLILSFLEVIFYKKSRDIVKYPLVTLIIPAYNEEKVLKKAIESVLEIDYPNLEVLVVDDGSTDDTFFVAKEMEKHSQVRVIHQSNAGKSKALNYGISEALGDYFVCMDADSVLSKNLLIEAIPYFERDENLAAVAGAVQVGNAKNLLTIFQKLEYIIGLNFHKKAQSFLNMVTIVPGPIGVFDRSKVYAIGGYSSDTFAEDSDLSMRLLMEGYNIKYCDKITATTEAPDEINALITQRYRWSRGMVQAIFKGMNLLWDNFSVRGALVITYMFFETILIPLINFSFIMLTLEFALLYNIVDLMGPYFVGLTLLDVALCFYSIIMERQVFSLLILSFLNRLTYGLLLEVIRFFSIFDELLKIPMKWGVLERKGMN
- a CDS encoding response regulator translates to MSSTELNEQVALKKKVVVIDDEAVTRKLVEKALSERFEVYIVDNIFESIRVCELHMPDVILLDLLMPSVDGFEILNLLKHHAILCDIPVICMSSTEAREDRIRIRELGAIGFIKKPVSIKTLASDIDQSLDSVTNIITSKKNNIEFIIGFNVQEKDKFILKKIQRIPEGETVVFLSWSKGEYFYESNESLKKYIDDERLIFLEIKPTLITKFPYLQDLTPLLEDVLSFLGEKSRETHLVFDEPSVLLNFQNTEKTTSQALKFAQSLISNFKKISYIDIRPKKEDEQSFLNKIGKILVGNRG
- the queA gene encoding tRNA preQ1(34) S-adenosylmethionine ribosyltransferase-isomerase QueA; translation: MSSADLTLSNYDFDLPKELVASRPIAGRHNSKLLVYKVKSGEIIHEHFYNLANYLPEDSLLVLNQSKVFPCRLIGKKPTGGKCEVFLLESYPNSNGEYKSLIKTSSKKSVGDEFFFEDELVAKIERIDEGNFYISFNRENLAEYLNEYAKIPIPPYIRNGESDELDKSDYQTVFAKNIGSVAAPTAGLHFTEDVFKSLQEKNIERAYVTLHVGLGTFAPVKTDNLQDHKMHSENYFIDTENKEKILSKKEIFAVGTTSLRVLESSHNGENFDIEANEIKETDIFLHPGVDVHSINGLITNFHLPKSTLLMLVSSLIGREKTLELYKEAIANEYRFFSYGDSMLILRDQ
- the tgt gene encoding tRNA guanosine(34) transglycosylase Tgt, with product MTTMYKNVAYDGKARAGVVTTAHGEIETPIFMPVGTRASVKCMWQHELEEVGAQIILGNTYHLYLRPGHELIEKVGGGLHGFMNWKKPILTDSGGYQVFSLSSMNKLSEEGVRFQSHIDGSYHMISPEKSMEIQRALGSDIVMNFDECPALPATKERLRESMELTLRWAKRCRDYELKEHQNLFGIIQGGLHFDLRTECMERLTEMNFEGYALGGLSVGEKNEEMVEFCSDFVHTMPKDKPRYLMGVGKPLDILTGIKNGLDMFDCVLPTRNARNGQFLTHHGPLNIKKERFKEDTLPPDPDCSCKVCSNYSRSYIRHLYNTGEYLAGQLISYHNLHFFLDMTKQARAHIIAGTFDEYYKTFYNNYTSNQWT